In one window of Rhodoglobus vestalii DNA:
- a CDS encoding cupin domain-containing protein — MATNDAGLAAAPEPTPEALLRSGEPVAASAVPITHEALDAESVVEGLPTVGYTVLDTLGDTEIGVWEMSVGCATDTEEDEVFVVVSGRASIHFAEDDRTIAVGPGDVVRLTAGMTTTWTVTETLRKIYVT, encoded by the coding sequence ATGGCCACTAACGACGCCGGTCTAGCCGCTGCCCCCGAACCCACGCCTGAAGCGCTGCTGCGCTCAGGGGAACCCGTCGCCGCGAGCGCAGTGCCCATCACCCACGAAGCGCTCGACGCCGAGAGCGTGGTGGAGGGACTCCCGACCGTGGGATACACGGTGCTCGACACCCTCGGCGACACCGAGATCGGTGTCTGGGAGATGAGCGTGGGCTGCGCAACCGACACAGAAGAGGATGAAGTGTTTGTTGTGGTGAGCGGGCGTGCCAGCATCCACTTCGCTGAGGATGACCGAACGATCGCTGTGGGGCCGGGCGATGTTGTGCGGCTCACCGCTGGCATGACCACCACGTGGACGGTGACCGAGACGTTGCGCAAGATTTACGTAACCTAG
- a CDS encoding Fic family protein → MATDHESAQPGVISVPPVGYDVHEWVPRFPEMYSRSEVERQTGAYQSTVTTAIATWSPRLDSETIANIEEAALALREFDLHSLTLFGASDPALAPMSAILLRTESASSSQIEHLTSSAKQLALAELDEGQKQNALTVVGNVRAMEAALRLSDKLDEASVLAMHYELLSRQEGLEHEAGRYREELVWIGNRDNAGPRTASFIAPQHGLVPSAISDVVAFARRTDVPVLVQVAVAHAQFETIHPFVDGNGRTGRAIAHAMLRNKGLATHTTVPLSAGLLVDTESYFEALTHYRSGDAGPIVRRFANAARYAAVTGRELVDNLADQLQQSKDALAGIRSDSAAWKVLPRLIGQPVVNTRYLVRALGMSDMTVMRSLDVLADRRILTERTGFSRNRVWEHRGILNVLDAYAARIRRTP, encoded by the coding sequence GTGGCCACAGATCATGAGAGCGCGCAACCCGGTGTCATCTCCGTGCCGCCGGTGGGTTACGACGTTCACGAGTGGGTTCCGAGATTTCCCGAAATGTACTCGCGCTCCGAAGTCGAACGACAGACCGGTGCCTACCAATCGACGGTGACGACTGCTATCGCAACGTGGTCCCCACGGCTGGACAGCGAGACGATCGCGAACATTGAGGAAGCCGCACTCGCTCTTCGGGAGTTTGACCTGCACTCCCTCACCCTGTTTGGCGCGTCAGACCCTGCGCTTGCACCGATGTCGGCAATTCTGCTGCGCACCGAGTCAGCATCTAGTAGCCAGATCGAGCACCTCACGAGCTCTGCTAAGCAGCTCGCGCTCGCCGAGCTTGACGAAGGGCAGAAGCAGAACGCGCTGACCGTAGTTGGCAACGTTCGGGCGATGGAAGCAGCCTTGCGGCTCTCCGACAAGTTGGACGAGGCGAGCGTCCTAGCTATGCACTACGAACTTCTCAGTCGTCAAGAAGGGCTTGAGCATGAAGCGGGCAGATACCGCGAGGAACTCGTGTGGATCGGCAATAGAGACAACGCGGGGCCTCGGACGGCATCGTTTATTGCCCCCCAGCACGGCCTCGTGCCCAGCGCGATCAGCGACGTGGTTGCCTTCGCGCGCCGAACCGATGTACCAGTACTCGTGCAGGTGGCGGTGGCACACGCACAGTTCGAAACCATCCACCCCTTCGTGGACGGCAACGGCCGCACCGGACGAGCGATTGCGCACGCAATGCTGCGCAACAAGGGCCTCGCCACCCACACCACCGTGCCCCTCTCCGCCGGTCTGCTTGTTGATACCGAGTCATACTTCGAAGCGCTGACACACTACCGATCGGGGGATGCGGGCCCCATCGTCCGTCGGTTCGCCAATGCGGCACGATACGCAGCAGTGACCGGGCGGGAACTCGTAGACAACCTCGCCGATCAACTGCAGCAATCCAAGGACGCCCTCGCCGGCATCCGCTCTGACTCCGCAGCCTGGAAAGTTCTGCCGCGCCTCATCGGGCAGCCAGTCGTCAACACCCGCTACCTTGTTCGCGCCCTTGGTATGAGCGATATGACCGTCATGCGCTCACTGGATGTGCTTGCCGACCGCAGAATACTCACCGAGCGCACCGGCTTCTCTCGTAACAGGGTCTGGGAACACCGCGGGATCTTGAATGTGCTCGATGCTTATGCCGCGCGCATTCGGCGCACACCCTGA
- a CDS encoding RNA polymerase sigma factor: protein MHVVDAHARDAIRRHQSALFAYFTYRVESIEDAADLFSETALVAWRRRRTMPAHDDEAKRWLYGVAQHSVQSSPSWSPSKQTSGDSSR, encoded by the coding sequence GTGCACGTCGTAGACGCTCACGCTCGGGATGCGATCCGGCGGCATCAGTCAGCCCTCTTCGCCTATTTCACCTATCGCGTCGAGAGCATCGAGGATGCTGCGGACCTCTTCTCGGAGACGGCTCTTGTCGCGTGGCGCCGACGACGCACAATGCCCGCTCACGACGACGAGGCTAAGCGGTGGCTCTATGGAGTCGCGCAACACTCTGTTCAATCATCGCCGAGCTGGTCGCCGTCGAAGCAAACTTCTGGAGACTCTTCGCGATGA